In a genomic window of Jaculus jaculus isolate mJacJac1 chromosome 8, mJacJac1.mat.Y.cur, whole genome shotgun sequence:
- the LOC101596787 gene encoding retinol dehydrogenase 13, which yields MNRYLLPVSLVGTVVGGTMLLKDYVAGGACPSKATIPGKTVIVKGANTDIGKQTALELAKRGGNVILACLDMEECEAAAKDIRGETLNHHVRAQHLDLASLKSIREFATKIIEEEERVDILVNNAAVMRCPHWTTEDGFEMQFGVNYLGHFLLTNLLRDKLKASAPSWVVNLSSLAHTAGHIDFEDLNWQKRPYDTKAAYCQSKLAVVLFTKELSRQLQGTGVTVNALHPGVARTELGRHTGMHNSTFSSLTLGPFFWLLFKSPELAAQTSTYLAVAKELEDVSGKYFDGLREKAPAPEAEDEEVARRLWTESAHLVGLGMSHGSLRGKSLPI from the coding sequence ATGAACCGTTACCTGCTGCCCGTGTCCTTGGTGGGCACAGTGGTCGGGGGCACCATGCTGCTGAAGGATTATGTTGCTGGTGGGGCTTGTCCCAGCAAGGCCACCATACCTGGGAAGACAGTCATTGTGAAAGGTGCCAACACAGACATTGGGAAACAAACTGCATTGGAACTGGCTAAAAGAGGAGGCAATGTCATTCTGGCCTGTCTTGACATGGAGGAATGTGAGGCAGCGGCAAAGGACATTCGTGGGGAGACTCTTAACCACCATGTTCGTGCCCAGCACCTGGACCTAGCTTCTCTCAAGTCCATCCGAGAGTTTGCCACAAAGATCATTGAAGAGGAGGAACGAGTGGACATTCTGGTGAACAATGCAGCTGTGATGCGGTGCCCGCACTGGACCACTGAGGATGGCTTTGAGATGCAGTTCGGTGTCAACTACCTGGGTCACTTTCTGTTGACAAACTTGCTCCGGGACAAGCTGAAGGCCTCAGCCCCTTCGTGGGTCGTCAACCTCTCGTCCTTGGCCCACACTGCTGGGCACATAGACTTTGAGGACCTGAACTGGCAGAAGAGGCCATAtgacaccaaagcagcctactGTCAGAGCAAGCTGGCCGTCGTCCTCTTCACCAAGGAGCTGAGCCGGCAGCTGCAGGGCACAGGCGTGACTGTGAATGCTTTGCACCCTGGTGTGGCCAGGACAGAGCTGGGTAGACACACTGGCATGCACAACTCTACCTTCTCCAGCCTCACCCTAGGGCCGTTCTTCTGGCTGCTGTTTAAGAGTCCCGAGCTGGCAGCCCAGACCAGCACATACCTGGCCGTAGCAAAGGAACTGGAGGATGTTTCTGGAAAGTACTTTGATGGACTCAGAGAGAAGGCACCAGCCCCTGAGGCTGAAGATGAAGAGGTAGCCCGGAGGCTTTGGACTGAAAGTGCCCACTTGGTGGGCTTGGGTATGTCCCATGGGTCTCTGAGGGGAAAATCTCTCCCCATATAA